One Megasphaera vaginalis (ex Bordigoni et al. 2020) DNA window includes the following coding sequences:
- the thrC gene encoding threonine synthase, which yields MNYCSTRSGETVSPSYALLHGLAADGGLYVPETFPEQVLSSATLDHKSYQELTELVLSYFFTNFTAAERKALAAAAYNADTFRDARIVPLHSLDTDVTLAELFHGRTLAFKDLALSLFPHLLTAARRQEGECKDILILTATSGDTGKAALEGFKDVKGTHIMVFYPNDGVSPMQERQMRTQEGENVRVAAIQGNFDDAQSFLKRIFVDKDVRDYAAERNILFSSANSINIGRLLPQIVYYAATYASLMENGAVAAGEIVDVVVPTGNFGNILAGYFAKKMGVPIGKLICASNRNNVLTDFFKNGVYDMNREFYTTDSPSMDILLSSNFERFLYYVAGGDTQRVAAWEDELARTGKMAVSAAELTSLRQDFDGDWIDDDETRAVISHVYNDCGYLLDPHTAVAYGVYLNRRKRGLTEGRHTVVMATAHPYKFPPVICRALALPEAADPFLALGEISAVTSLGLPQPLADLRQKELRFNQTLEKEEMKKAVLAFIDTIYEKNKQKG from the coding sequence ATGAACTATTGCAGTACCAGATCCGGGGAAACTGTTTCGCCGTCGTATGCTTTGCTTCACGGTTTGGCTGCAGACGGCGGTTTGTATGTGCCTGAAACATTTCCCGAACAAGTTTTATCGTCTGCAACGCTTGACCATAAATCATATCAGGAATTGACAGAATTGGTTCTGTCCTATTTCTTTACCAATTTTACGGCTGCAGAACGGAAGGCGCTGGCTGCGGCTGCTTATAATGCGGATACGTTTCGCGATGCGCGTATTGTGCCGTTGCACTCCCTGGATACGGATGTGACCTTGGCCGAACTCTTTCATGGCCGGACGTTGGCTTTTAAGGATTTGGCGCTGTCCCTGTTTCCCCATTTGCTTACTGCGGCCAGAAGGCAGGAAGGCGAGTGTAAAGACATACTGATTCTGACAGCCACGAGCGGCGATACGGGCAAGGCGGCCCTGGAAGGGTTTAAAGACGTAAAGGGTACGCATATTATGGTGTTTTATCCCAATGACGGAGTCAGTCCCATGCAAGAGCGGCAAATGCGCACGCAAGAAGGGGAAAATGTCCGTGTTGCCGCTATTCAAGGAAATTTCGACGATGCGCAGAGTTTTCTGAAAAGGATTTTCGTCGATAAAGATGTTCGCGATTATGCGGCTGAACGAAATATCCTTTTTTCCAGTGCCAATTCGATCAATATCGGGCGTCTTCTGCCGCAGATTGTTTATTATGCCGCAACGTATGCATCGCTGATGGAAAACGGTGCCGTTGCTGCCGGAGAAATTGTTGACGTCGTTGTTCCGACCGGGAACTTCGGCAATATTTTGGCCGGGTATTTTGCCAAAAAGATGGGCGTGCCCATTGGCAAACTGATTTGCGCATCTAATCGCAACAACGTTCTTACGGATTTCTTTAAAAATGGCGTCTATGACATGAACCGCGAATTTTATACGACAGACAGTCCGTCTATGGATATTCTCCTGTCCAGTAATTTTGAACGATTCTTGTACTATGTCGCCGGTGGAGATACACAAAGGGTGGCGGCCTGGGAAGATGAGCTGGCGCGTACGGGGAAGATGGCCGTCAGCGCGGCGGAACTGACCTCGTTGCGGCAGGATTTCGACGGAGACTGGATCGACGATGATGAAACCAGGGCCGTTATCAGCCACGTGTATAACGATTGCGGTTATCTTCTGGATCCGCATACGGCGGTGGCATACGGCGTTTACTTGAACCGACGCAAGCGGGGGTTGACGGAAGGACGGCATACCGTCGTGATGGCAACGGCTCATCCGTATAAATTTCCGCCCGTCATTTGCCGTGCTTTAGCGCTTCCCGAGGCTGCGGATCCCTTCCTTGCCCTGGGGGAAATCAGCGCCGTTACCTCTCTCGGTTTGCCGCAGCCGTTGGCCGATTTGCGGCAAAAAGAGCTCCGCTTCAATCAAACCCTTGAAAAAGAAGAAATGAAAAAAGCCGTGTTGGCTTTTATTGATACGATTTACGAAAAAAACAAACAAAAGGGCTAG
- a CDS encoding ECF transporter S component — MEKINQVPAHSGFMNVRQLTVTGFLAAITIFLGLTGYGFIPLIVMNATILHIPTIIGSIAGGRKVGIVVGFIFGLFSFIRTLQAPSLLLLFAVQYNIAYDAIICIVPRILLGLVAYELYRHMKGTETIRTAVTAVLATVCHTVMFLGSFTLLVGSAYAESKGIPLMNVVNIMTGITIANGIPEALISGVIVTPIIIALRRTGIKVD, encoded by the coding sequence ATGGAAAAGATCAATCAAGTACCGGCACACAGCGGCTTTATGAATGTGCGTCAATTGACAGTGACAGGATTCCTTGCGGCAATCACCATTTTTCTCGGATTGACCGGCTACGGGTTTATCCCTCTTATTGTCATGAATGCGACGATCCTGCATATCCCGACGATTATCGGCAGCATTGCAGGAGGCAGGAAAGTGGGTATCGTCGTTGGATTTATTTTCGGGCTTTTTTCTTTTATCAGGACATTGCAGGCGCCCAGTCTGTTGCTCCTCTTTGCCGTACAGTATAATATCGCCTATGACGCGATTATTTGTATTGTGCCGCGCATACTGTTAGGGCTGGTTGCTTACGAATTGTATCGCCATATGAAAGGGACGGAAACGATCAGGACGGCGGTAACGGCCGTTCTGGCGACTGTCTGTCATACCGTGATGTTTCTCGGCTCCTTTACACTCCTTGTCGGTTCCGCTTATGCCGAAAGTAAGGGCATTCCGCTGATGAACGTCGTTAATATCATGACCGGAATTACCATTGCCAACGGTATTCCGGAGGCTTTGATTTCCGGTGTTATTGTAACCCCGATTATTATTGCGTTGCGTCGGACCGGCATCAAGGTTGATTAG
- a CDS encoding HAD-IIB family hydrolase yields MKHAIAFASDFDNTLYFGAEKSGCRIEDREEIRRFQSAGNLFGISTGRSLREIRHAAGDIPFDFYILTSGALVLDGDCQLIAASEVSTERLRQIYERYKADTLSVIHAAGGVYTFAAGNAMQEHIDTFDSLSGMAVYGMSFHVWTPEAAAAMAEQINAWCGGEIRAFQNVANVDIVADGVSKGAALQCVKAHYGVAETAAIGDSYNDIPMLQAAAKSFTFFDSPLQVRLAASHIVGSVSEALTICGGQ; encoded by the coding sequence ATGAAGCACGCCATTGCCTTTGCCAGCGACTTTGATAATACCCTGTATTTCGGGGCGGAAAAAAGCGGTTGCCGTATCGAGGATAGAGAAGAAATTCGCCGCTTTCAATCGGCAGGAAATCTTTTCGGAATCAGTACGGGGCGGTCCTTGCGGGAGATACGCCATGCCGCCGGAGATATTCCTTTTGATTTCTATATTTTGACGAGCGGCGCTTTGGTTCTCGACGGAGACTGTCAGCTTATCGCCGCCAGCGAGGTAAGTACGGAACGATTGCGGCAGATCTATGAACGGTATAAAGCGGATACACTCAGTGTCATTCATGCCGCCGGAGGTGTTTATACCTTTGCCGCCGGAAATGCGATGCAAGAGCATATCGACACCTTTGACAGTCTTTCTGGCATGGCCGTTTACGGTATGTCTTTCCATGTGTGGACACCGGAAGCGGCCGCCGCTATGGCTGAACAGATCAATGCGTGGTGCGGCGGAGAAATAAGGGCATTCCAAAATGTAGCTAATGTCGATATCGTAGCTGACGGCGTTTCCAAAGGCGCTGCCTTGCAATGCGTCAAAGCTCATTACGGCGTAGCGGAAACGGCGGCGATCGGTGATTCTTATAATGATATTCCCATGCTGCAGGCTGCAGCGAAGAGCTTTACCTTTTTTGATTCGCCGTTGCAGGTGCGGTTGGCGGCGTCGCATATTGTCGGTTCCGTTTCTGAAGCCCTGACGATTTGCGGCGGACAGTAG
- the rpmA gene encoding 50S ribosomal protein L27, with product MFNFDLQLFAHKKGVGSTRNGRDSEAKRLGVKCHDGVVVKAGNIIVRQRGTHFHPGTNVGIGKDDTLFALVPGKVAFERAGRVNRKVSVYPVEA from the coding sequence ATGTTCAATTTTGATTTGCAGCTCTTCGCTCATAAAAAAGGCGTCGGCAGCACGCGTAACGGCCGCGACAGCGAAGCAAAGCGTCTTGGCGTCAAATGCCATGACGGCGTCGTTGTCAAAGCGGGCAACATCATCGTTCGCCAGCGCGGCACTCATTTCCATCCCGGCACTAACGTAGGCATCGGCAAAGATGATACGTTGTTCGCCTTGGTTCCCGGAAAGGTTGCTTTTGAACGTGCTGGCCGCGTTAATCGTAAGGTTAGCGTTTATCCCGTGGAAGCATAA
- a CDS encoding ribosomal-processing cysteine protease Prp → MITVSLFRNGEHRFSGFEASGHADYGEAGADIVCAAVSALTQTALLGLLKYAGGRLSYSVKDGFVSVRLQAVTDETEVIMETLQLGLQEISRQYEKYVAVYSSEAGGERNVQF, encoded by the coding sequence ATGATTACGGTTTCCTTATTTCGTAATGGAGAACATAGGTTTTCCGGATTCGAAGCTTCCGGTCATGCCGATTACGGCGAGGCAGGCGCCGACATTGTCTGCGCAGCTGTTTCCGCATTGACGCAAACGGCTCTTTTAGGTCTGCTGAAGTATGCCGGCGGCCGGCTGTCCTATTCTGTAAAGGACGGTTTTGTATCCGTTCGTCTGCAAGCAGTGACAGATGAGACCGAAGTTATTATGGAAACATTGCAATTAGGTTTACAGGAAATTTCACGACAATACGAAAAGTATGTCGCAGTATATTCATCAGAGGCAGGAGGTGAACGAAATGTTCAATTTTGA
- the rplU gene encoding 50S ribosomal protein L21 has translation MYAIIETGGKQYRVQEGDNIFVEKLAGDVDSEVVFDQVLAVGNDGDIKIGSPVVAGAKVTAKVLAQGKEKKILVFKYKAKSNYRRRQGHRQPFTKVAIEKIEG, from the coding sequence ATGTACGCTATTATTGAAACCGGCGGAAAGCAGTATCGTGTTCAGGAAGGCGACAATATTTTTGTTGAAAAACTGGCCGGCGATGTTGATTCCGAAGTCGTATTTGATCAGGTATTGGCAGTCGGTAATGACGGAGATATCAAGATCGGATCTCCTGTTGTTGCAGGCGCCAAGGTTACGGCGAAGGTTTTGGCTCAGGGCAAAGAAAAGAAGATTCTTGTTTTTAAATATAAAGCAAAATCAAACTATCGCCGCCGTCAGGGTCATCGTCAGCCGTTTACCAAGGTTGCCATTGAAAAGATTGAGGGCTAA
- a CDS encoding N-acetylmuramoyl-L-alanine amidase family protein codes for MKKLLLLPLLLFLCLCPLLPAQAASKAEISSVRIATRNDSNTPFVRTVLDVTKKVTPKLYIDKSGEYITVSLPNTVLQKDVDKTYTADPRVITKVSLSQRSSATYVDIKVPQAVGKDDLHVFTLPADAKNNKPARVVIDVNDKSGKIKQWNHWNELNLRTHTTDGKSGGAALPVPTYSGSRNYSLTKGLKGKTICIDPGHGGTDSGAVGSYSFEKNITLGIAKRVQTLLHDAGANVVMTRTGDVDVYAPNAGAVEELQARCNIANAAGADAFVSIHIDSSSAADAGGVTAYYNGKTAYDSALATRIHAQNMKATSFDDRGIRVANYYVLLHTQMPATLLELGFISNAGEERTLNTDEQQQNFAESIVKGLADYFDNNGK; via the coding sequence ATGAAAAAACTGTTACTGTTACCGCTGTTGTTGTTCCTTTGTTTATGTCCGCTGCTGCCGGCTCAGGCTGCTTCCAAAGCGGAAATCAGCAGTGTCCGTATTGCTACGCGCAACGATTCCAATACACCCTTTGTCCGAACTGTTCTGGACGTGACCAAGAAGGTTACGCCAAAACTGTATATTGATAAAAGCGGTGAATACATTACTGTTTCTTTACCTAACACGGTGCTTCAAAAAGATGTCGACAAGACGTATACGGCAGATCCCCGCGTTATTACGAAAGTGTCGTTGTCGCAGCGTTCATCGGCGACTTATGTCGATATCAAGGTTCCGCAGGCGGTCGGCAAAGATGATCTGCACGTTTTCACCTTGCCGGCAGATGCTAAAAATAACAAACCGGCTCGTGTCGTCATTGACGTCAATGACAAGTCGGGGAAGATTAAGCAGTGGAACCATTGGAATGAGCTTAATTTGCGAACCCATACGACGGACGGAAAGAGCGGCGGCGCCGCCCTGCCTGTGCCGACGTATAGCGGCAGCCGCAATTACAGTTTGACCAAAGGACTGAAAGGGAAGACGATCTGCATTGATCCCGGTCACGGCGGTACGGATTCCGGAGCTGTCGGTTCCTATTCCTTTGAAAAAAATATTACCCTCGGCATTGCCAAAAGAGTCCAGACGCTTTTGCATGACGCCGGCGCCAATGTCGTCATGACGCGTACCGGTGATGTTGACGTTTATGCGCCGAATGCCGGTGCCGTCGAAGAACTGCAAGCCCGTTGCAACATAGCCAATGCTGCCGGTGCCGACGCGTTTGTCAGCATTCACATTGATTCTTCGTCTGCCGCCGACGCCGGCGGAGTGACGGCATATTATAACGGCAAAACGGCGTATGATTCCGCTTTGGCCACTCGTATCCACGCGCAGAACATGAAGGCGACTTCCTTTGATGATCGCGGTATTCGTGTTGCCAACTATTACGTGTTGTTGCATACGCAGATGCCGGCTACACTGTTGGAATTGGGCTTTATTTCCAATGCCGGTGAAGAACGGACATTGAATACCGATGAACAGCAGCAGAATTTTGCAGAAAGCATCGTCAAGGGCTTGGCTGATTATTTTGACAACAACGGCAAGTAA
- a CDS encoding NAD(P)H-hydrate dehydratase codes for MKKVNQTAQMKAMDAAAMTGIYRMPPAVLMENAGHAVVTAGAAYLDGWANKDVIIFCGQGNNGGDGFVIARHLLAADARVYVYVLGQAAAYSPEAQCHLHSLRQLDGADCIVVDYGESFEAWHLLCHRLFASQVVIDAMIGTGFHGELRQPVRNIVGKINEAAAMGRIKVIAVDMPSGVDADTGAVSVTDGADGAGGPLFADLTVTFGALKRGQLFYPGKTSVGELRFDPIGMPAPLLRQQETDGAYVLESADVAELLPPRQPDSHKGTHGTIAVVAGSNDMAGAALMTAQGAMRAGAGKIFLQVPAATAPYCIGRVPEVMVRGVGAGSSFAPGDADVLVAAAHGWSALAMGPGMGKDSGLTSFLKKLIEETSCPIVLDADALNALTEERGFIAAHGERIIMTPHLAEFGRLSGLSVATIKEDCIRAAKNFVKRWNVTLVLKGAPTIIVSRKTGNAYLNPTGNAGMACGGMGDVLTGMVAALAAHRDLGLTEAACAAVYLHGAAGDVCRQAYGPYGYSPLEVAAAIPRVLAELDEGRRLPVLRRPLIEG; via the coding sequence GTGAAAAAAGTAAATCAAACGGCGCAAATGAAGGCGATGGATGCGGCGGCCATGACCGGGATTTACCGTATGCCGCCGGCGGTACTGATGGAAAATGCCGGTCATGCCGTTGTGACGGCCGGTGCGGCTTACCTTGACGGATGGGCGAATAAGGATGTCATCATTTTTTGCGGGCAAGGGAATAACGGCGGTGACGGATTTGTCATCGCCAGGCATCTTTTAGCTGCCGACGCCCGCGTATACGTGTATGTTTTGGGGCAAGCGGCGGCGTATAGCCCGGAAGCGCAGTGCCATTTGCATTCGCTGCGTCAATTGGACGGGGCTGACTGTATTGTCGTCGACTATGGCGAGTCCTTTGAAGCATGGCACCTTCTGTGTCATCGCCTGTTTGCCAGCCAAGTCGTTATTGACGCCATGATCGGTACGGGTTTCCATGGTGAATTGCGGCAGCCGGTGCGGAATATTGTCGGTAAAATAAATGAGGCGGCGGCTATGGGACGGATCAAGGTCATTGCTGTCGATATGCCCAGCGGCGTTGATGCCGACACGGGCGCCGTCAGCGTCACTGACGGCGCTGACGGCGCGGGGGGACCTCTGTTTGCCGATTTGACGGTGACTTTTGGCGCGCTGAAACGGGGACAGCTTTTTTATCCCGGTAAGACCAGCGTCGGTGAGCTTCGTTTCGATCCGATCGGCATGCCGGCGCCGTTACTGCGGCAACAGGAGACGGATGGCGCTTACGTTTTGGAATCGGCTGATGTTGCGGAACTGCTGCCGCCCCGTCAGCCTGACAGCCATAAGGGAACGCATGGCACAATTGCCGTGGTCGCCGGGTCGAACGATATGGCCGGCGCCGCTTTGATGACGGCGCAAGGCGCCATGCGCGCCGGCGCCGGCAAGATATTTTTGCAGGTGCCGGCGGCAACGGCTCCGTACTGTATCGGCAGAGTACCGGAAGTGATGGTGCGCGGCGTCGGGGCCGGTTCTTCCTTTGCCCCCGGCGATGCAGACGTTTTGGTTGCGGCGGCGCATGGCTGGTCCGCGCTGGCTATGGGGCCCGGTATGGGTAAAGACAGCGGTCTGACGTCATTTTTAAAAAAGCTGATCGAGGAAACGTCTTGTCCTATCGTTCTTGACGCGGATGCGCTGAACGCGCTTACCGAAGAACGGGGATTTATTGCGGCCCACGGTGAACGTATCATTATGACGCCGCACTTGGCCGAATTCGGCCGGCTCAGCGGTCTTTCCGTCGCGACGATCAAAGAGGACTGCATTCGTGCCGCGAAAAACTTCGTGAAACGCTGGAATGTCACGCTCGTTTTAAAAGGTGCGCCGACGATAATCGTTTCCCGGAAAACCGGTAACGCGTATTTGAATCCGACCGGGAATGCCGGCATGGCTTGCGGCGGTATGGGCGACGTTTTGACCGGTATGGTGGCCGCTCTGGCGGCGCATCGCGATTTGGGGCTGACGGAAGCGGCCTGTGCCGCCGTTTATCTCCATGGTGCCGCAGGAGATGTCTGCCGACAGGCGTACGGTCCCTACGGATACTCTCCACTCGAGGTCGCCGCTGCGATACCGCGGGTTTTGGCCGAGTTGGATGAAGGGCGCCGTTTGCCTGTATTGCGGCGGCCGCTTATAGAAGGCTGA
- the acpS gene encoding holo-ACP synthase, giving the protein MFIGIDIVEIGRIEAMAKRHEKALQRFFTPAEIAYCNRREKSRYHSLAGIFAAKEAFFKALGTGFRQGTWHDVEVDHDRLGAPFLRLSGVHALAAAARSTRPPAVSISHDGDYAVAQVIWEEDREA; this is encoded by the coding sequence ATGTTCATAGGAATTGATATCGTCGAAATCGGACGGATAGAAGCCATGGCAAAGCGCCATGAAAAAGCATTACAGCGTTTTTTTACGCCTGCCGAAATTGCCTACTGCAATCGGCGTGAAAAAAGCCGGTATCATTCGCTGGCCGGTATTTTTGCAGCTAAAGAGGCTTTTTTCAAGGCCTTGGGCACAGGGTTTCGACAAGGAACGTGGCATGACGTCGAAGTGGATCATGATCGTCTGGGTGCGCCGTTTTTGCGGCTCAGCGGCGTTCATGCCCTTGCGGCAGCGGCAAGGTCGACGCGGCCGCCGGCAGTATCGATCAGTCATGATGGCGATTATGCCGTCGCGCAGGTGATTTGGGAAGAAGACAGGGAGGCCTGA
- a CDS encoding aspartate kinase: MALIVKKFGGSSVATPDKMRAIVQRVLAGKQPGDQIVIVVSAMGDTTDDLVALAKEITSKPYGREMDMLLSTGEQVSIALMAMAFREAGHKAISLTGQQAGITTSDAFNKGRILDIQAQRVIDELKDGNIVIIAGFQGITEHGDITTLGRGGSDTTAVAIAGAIHADACEIYTDVDGIYTSDPRVVTNAQKMGEITYGEMLEMAKLGAGVMQPRAVEMGSRFNVPIHVRSTFSDVQGTMIQEDYSMEIKQYLIRGVAEDKNVAKVTVLGVLNQPGHAYKIFSELADQNIDVDMIVQSVRVAKEGTTDITFTVSRSELPAVRDVFAKIRGEIGAEDILIDDKMAKVSVVGAGMAGHPGIAASMFGILGDNDINIEIISTSEISITCLIAEESVDKAVQKIHDHFFAESEA, translated from the coding sequence TTGGCACTGATCGTTAAAAAATTCGGCGGCAGTTCCGTTGCTACGCCGGATAAGATGAGAGCAATCGTACAGCGTGTTTTGGCAGGAAAACAACCTGGCGACCAAATCGTTATCGTCGTCTCCGCAATGGGAGATACGACGGATGATTTAGTTGCTCTTGCCAAGGAAATAACCTCCAAGCCCTACGGGCGCGAAATGGATATGCTCCTTTCGACAGGTGAGCAAGTATCGATTGCGCTCATGGCCATGGCTTTCCGGGAAGCGGGGCATAAAGCGATTTCGCTGACAGGTCAGCAGGCGGGCATCACGACGAGCGACGCCTTTAATAAGGGACGGATTCTTGATATTCAGGCGCAGCGCGTTATCGACGAATTAAAGGACGGCAATATCGTTATCATCGCCGGTTTTCAAGGGATTACGGAGCATGGCGATATTACGACTTTGGGCCGCGGCGGATCCGATACGACGGCCGTCGCCATTGCCGGCGCCATTCATGCCGATGCCTGCGAAATATATACTGACGTTGACGGTATTTACACATCCGATCCCCGCGTTGTTACCAATGCGCAGAAAATGGGCGAAATCACCTATGGAGAAATGTTGGAGATGGCGAAGCTGGGCGCCGGTGTTATGCAGCCGCGCGCCGTGGAAATGGGCAGCCGTTTCAACGTGCCGATCCACGTTCGTTCAACTTTTTCCGATGTGCAGGGGACAATGATACAGGAGGATTACTCGATGGAAATTAAGCAGTATTTGATTCGCGGCGTTGCCGAAGACAAGAATGTGGCCAAAGTAACGGTTCTGGGCGTGCTCAATCAGCCCGGACATGCGTATAAAATATTCTCCGAATTGGCGGATCAGAATATCGATGTCGATATGATCGTGCAGAGCGTGCGTGTTGCCAAAGAAGGGACGACGGATATTACGTTTACCGTTTCCCGTTCCGAATTGCCGGCCGTACGCGATGTATTCGCTAAAATACGCGGCGAAATCGGGGCTGAAGATATTTTGATCGACGATAAGATGGCCAAGGTTTCTGTCGTCGGCGCCGGTATGGCGGGGCATCCCGGCATTGCAGCCAGCATGTTCGGCATTCTCGGTGATAATGATATCAATATCGAAATCATTTCGACTTCAGAAATCAGCATTACTTGCCTGATCGCCGAAGAGAGCGTCGATAAGGCCGTGCAAAAGATACACGACCATTTCTTTGCTGAAAGTGAAGCATAA
- the thiE gene encoding thiamine phosphate synthase, which yields MNKADHIKRLQEDPIYAIMGEALSLGRKNVEVAKALLDSGVKIIQYREKHKTWREKYAEGKAIAALCHERNATFIMNDSVDLAIACGVDGIHVGQDDAPVEIVRSLAGPDVFIGLSTNTVEELKGAVAAGADYVGFGPMFPTRSKADANEVVTADSIDFALRLPLPVVTIGGIGRDNIRAVYEQGFRSFAMISALVSQADIAAAVGELRRILAR from the coding sequence ATGAATAAAGCAGATCACATCAAACGGTTGCAGGAAGATCCCATTTACGCTATCATGGGCGAAGCCTTATCGCTAGGACGAAAAAATGTCGAAGTCGCCAAGGCGCTGCTTGACAGCGGCGTGAAAATCATTCAATACCGCGAAAAACATAAGACTTGGCGTGAGAAATATGCCGAAGGAAAGGCGATCGCCGCCTTATGTCATGAACGAAACGCCACGTTTATCATGAATGATTCCGTCGATTTGGCCATTGCCTGCGGTGTTGACGGCATTCATGTAGGTCAGGACGACGCGCCCGTCGAGATTGTCCGCTCTCTGGCCGGCCCCGACGTCTTTATCGGGCTTTCGACGAATACGGTTGAAGAATTGAAGGGCGCCGTTGCCGCCGGCGCCGATTATGTCGGTTTCGGGCCGATGTTTCCGACGCGATCGAAAGCCGATGCCAATGAAGTCGTTACGGCCGACAGCATTGACTTTGCACTCCGGCTGCCGTTGCCTGTCGTGACGATCGGCGGTATCGGCCGTGATAATATTCGCGCCGTTTACGAGCAAGGCTTTCGCTCCTTCGCCATGATCAGCGCGCTCGTGTCTCAGGCCGATATTGCTGCCGCCGTCGGCGAATTGCGCCGTATTTTGGCACGATGA
- a CDS encoding Nif3-like dinuclear metal center hexameric protein, with the protein MAVQIAEVMKVMNELAPLRLQEAWDNPGLLIGDPRASAAKIMVTLDVTLENAAYAAENGIDLIISHHPVIFGGIKSIRTDTYDGALFSSLLTHKTAVYSAHTNLDSAFGGVNDVLAARLRLRDVTPLKTTDTEVMGRIGSLPQKTRACEFLEFMKKELALPVLPYAGDATKEIFRVALCGGAAASFLGDAAAAGADLYVTGDVKYHDAQNAVKQGILIADAGHYGSEIPVVYDLAKRLQQIGREKGWGAECIVDPTSKSFFSYY; encoded by the coding sequence ATGGCAGTGCAAATAGCGGAAGTCATGAAAGTAATGAATGAATTGGCGCCTTTGCGGCTTCAGGAAGCATGGGACAATCCGGGACTTTTGATCGGCGATCCTCGTGCAAGTGCGGCAAAGATCATGGTTACCCTGGACGTTACCTTGGAGAATGCGGCTTATGCCGCAGAAAACGGGATCGACCTGATCATCAGTCACCATCCCGTGATTTTTGGCGGTATCAAGTCGATTCGAACGGATACGTATGACGGTGCCTTGTTCAGCAGCCTGTTAACGCATAAAACGGCCGTTTACAGCGCTCATACGAATTTGGACAGCGCCTTTGGCGGCGTCAATGACGTCCTTGCTGCGCGGTTGCGTCTGCGTGATGTGACACCGTTGAAAACGACGGATACGGAGGTCATGGGGCGCATCGGTTCTTTGCCGCAAAAGACGCGGGCCTGTGAATTTTTGGAATTTATGAAAAAAGAATTAGCGCTGCCGGTTTTGCCGTATGCCGGCGATGCGACGAAGGAAATTTTCCGCGTAGCCCTTTGCGGCGGGGCGGCGGCATCTTTTTTGGGAGACGCCGCCGCTGCCGGCGCCGATCTTTATGTGACTGGAGACGTCAAATACCACGATGCGCAGAACGCGGTAAAGCAGGGGATCCTTATTGCCGATGCAGGTCATTACGGCTCGGAAATTCCCGTCGTTTACGATTTGGCGAAGCGATTGCAACAGATCGGCAGGGAAAAAGGATGGGGAGCGGAGTGCATCGTTGATCCGACGAGCAAAAGCTTTTTCTCGTATTACTGA
- a CDS encoding tRNA (adenine(22)-N(1))-methyltransferase, whose product MKLTARLAAAAAFVPRGSVIVDVGTDHGYIPIDLCQRGVCPRAVASDIVRGPLSAAAAHVRQASLTERIDCRLADGLKGVRLGEVDGALICGMGGSLMIRILTESAAVRDRLSFLVLQPMSDAAALRSYLYRIGWYPDRETLIADGGRIYQLLRARQGRRKTPPQWQLEIGAENWRERTPLLGALLDEIIDKKKKILQGMRKSRAIHAEELLLLRREIAEWEERRWQCK is encoded by the coding sequence ATGAAATTGACGGCAAGATTAGCCGCTGCAGCCGCCTTCGTTCCCCGCGGCAGCGTGATTGTCGATGTCGGGACGGATCACGGCTATATACCGATCGATCTCTGTCAACGCGGCGTCTGTCCGCGTGCCGTCGCTTCCGACATTGTACGGGGGCCCTTATCTGCCGCTGCGGCTCACGTGCGGCAAGCGTCGTTGACGGAACGGATTGACTGCCGCCTGGCAGACGGACTCAAAGGCGTTCGTCTCGGAGAGGTTGACGGTGCTCTTATCTGCGGCATGGGCGGTTCGCTGATGATTCGTATTCTGACGGAGAGCGCCGCCGTCCGCGACCGTCTTTCTTTCTTGGTGTTGCAGCCCATGAGCGATGCGGCGGCATTGCGGTCATATCTTTATCGGATCGGTTGGTATCCGGACAGGGAGACGTTGATTGCCGACGGCGGCAGAATCTATCAGCTTTTGCGGGCGCGACAGGGGCGGCGGAAAACACCGCCGCAGTGGCAGCTGGAGATCGGCGCGGAAAATTGGCGCGAAAGGACGCCTTTATTGGGGGCGTTGTTGGACGAGATCATTGACAAAAAGAAAAAAATCCTGCAGGGCATGAGAAAAAGCCGCGCGATTCACGCTGAAGAGCTGCTGCTTTTGCGTCGGGAAATAGCGGAATGGGAGGAACGGAGATGGCAGTGCAAATAG